AGCAGCCCCGGGTCAGAGAAGTTGAGCCCCTTGCCCTGCTGCCCTACCTCTTCGCCGCCCTCCAACTGCCAGTGGCTCCAGTCCATCTCCCGCTCGCCATGCAAGGTCGTGCGCCCGGTGTCGGGCAATGCGGGATGGCAAGCCGGATACAGCATGTCCTGATGCAACACGGTGAAGCTGCATTCGGCCTGCGGCCCGATATCGTCACGAATCGCCAGGTCGATGGTCTCGTTGGCCATGTCCGGCACCTCGAAGCTGGTGAACAGCCACAGGTCCACATCCGGGTGATGCTGGTGGAAATCCGCCAGGCGCGGCAATAGCCAATGCCGGGCGAAGGCCGGGGTGGTGTTGACCACCAGTTGGTTGGGTTTGCGGTACTGATCCAAGCGACGGATGCCCACCGCCAGTTGCTGCAACAGGGCCTGGGTGGTGCTAAGCAGATCGTGCCCGGCGTCGGTCAGGCTGACGCTGCGCCCGCTGCGGTGGAACAACGGTTGTTCCAGGTAACCCTCCAGGCTGCGGATCTGCTGGCTGATGGCCGACTGGGTGAGGTTCAGGGCCTCGGCGGCCTTGTGGAAGCTGCCCAGCCGGGCAGCGGCTTCGAAGCCGCGCAGGGCGTTGAGCGGGGGCCAATGCTTGAGCATGCTGATAAGCCTGACTGATCAGAAATACGCTAAATCTATCGTTTGTCGCTGCGTTTTCCCAGCCATAACATGGGCAGCAACACCCGCGACGGCGGGCTTCGTTGATAACAATCCCTAATAGATCGGAGTTCACTATGACCCTGTCCCTCGACAGCGGCTGGCGCATGCCCGCCGAATGGGCCCGCCACGCCGCCACCTGGATGATCTGGCCACACAACCAACCGCTGTGGGAGTCGGGCTGGGGCGTGACCCTGGCCGATGTGCAGCGCGACTACGCCCGGGTGGCCGCCGCCATCGCCCGCTTCGAGCCGGTGAAGATGGTGGTCGATCCGTCGGCCATGGCCATCGCCCGCGAACTGTGCGGCCCCGGCATCGAGCTGGTCGAGCTGGCCGTGGACGACAGCTGGTGCCGTGACAGCGGCCCGACCTTCCTGACCCACCCGCAACACGGCGTGGCCGGCCTAAGCTGGCGTTTCAACGCCTGGGGCGGCAAGTCCGAGCATGGCAAGGACCGCAGCCTGGCCCGGCGCATCCTCGATCACCTTGGCCTCGAAGGCCTGAGCACTCCGCTGTGCAACGAAGGCGGCGCCATCCATGTCGACGGCGAAGGCACCCTGATCACCACCGAATCGGTGCTGCTCAACCCCAACCGCAACCCGGGCCTGAGCAAGGCTGACTTCGAGGATTGCTTCGCCCGCCTGCTGGGCATCCGCAAGACCATCTGGCTGCCGGGCGACCCACAGTACGTCACCGGCGACATGACCGACGGCCATGTCGATGGCGTGTGCGCCTTCGCCCGCCCCGGCGTGCTGCTGGTCGACGCCACCCACGACCAGGGCTCGGTGTATGCCGAAGTGGCCCGCGAAAACCGCCGCGCGCTGGAACTGGCCACGGACGCCCAAGGCCGTTCGTTCGAACTGCTCGACCTGTTCGAGGCCACCGCGGCCGTGGACACCGAAGCCGAGGTGTTCTGCGCCTCGTACACCAACTTCTACCTGGCCAACGGCGCGGTGATCATGCCGGCCTATGGCATCGACGCCGACCAGGCCGCCGCGCAGCAACTGGCCCTGGCCTTCCCCGGTCGCGAAGTGGTACCGGTGCGCATCGACCATATCGCCCACGGCGGTGGCGGCATCCATTGCATCACCCAGCAGCAGCCGGCCTGGCAGGGAGCGCGCCCATGAGCACGCTGCGCATCGCCACCACGCAGATGGCCTGCAGCTGGGATCTGCCCGCCAACCTCGACCACGCCGAACAACTGGTGCGCCAGGCCGCTGCCAAGGGTGCCCAGGTGATCCTGTTGCAGGAGCTGTTCGCCACCCCGTACTTCTGCATCGAGCAGTGCCACAGCCACCAGGCCCTGGCCCAGGACTACCACGACAGCCCGCTGCTCAAGCGCTTCGCCGCGCTGGCCAAGGAACTGGGCGTGGTCCTGCCGCTCAGCTGGTATGAACGGGCCGGCAACGCCTTCTTCAACTCGCTGACCGTGGCCGATGCCGACGGGCGCCTGCTGGGTGTGTACCGCAAGACCCACATCCCCAACGCCATCGGCTACCAGGAAAAGGAATACTTCAGCCCCGGCGACACCGGCTTCAAGGTCTGGGACACCGCCTTCGGTCGCCTGGGCATCGGCATCTGCTGGGATCAGTGGTTCCCCGAGACCGCCCGCTGCCTGGCCCTGATGGGTGCCGAAGTGCTGCTGTTCCCCACCGCCATCGGCTCGGAGCCCGGCGCCGCCGAGTTGGACTCACGCGACCATTGGCAGATGGCCATGCGTGGTCACGCCGCCGCCAACCTGCTGCCGGTGGTCGCCGCCAACCGCGTCGGCCACGAAGTGGCCCGCACTGACGACAACCTGTCGATGCGCTTCTATGGCTCGTCGTTCATCTGCGACCACAAGGGCGCGATGCTGCAAGAGGCCGACCGTGACAGCGGCGGCGTCTGGCTGCACGACCTGGACCTGGCGCACATGCGCGAAGATCGCCTGAGCTGGGGCATCTACCGCGACCGCCGCCCCGATATGTATGCGCCGCTGCTGACCCTTGACGGCCGTACCCCACAGACCGCGAGGGCCTGAACCATGCCAAGCCGCCCATCGAAACTACTCGCCATCGCCGCCCTGGTGGCCTGCGCCGGCGTTGCCCAGGCCGAGCAGGACGCCCTGCGCCTGTACAACTGGGCCGACTATTTTGCCGAGGACACCCTCAAGCGCTTTACCGCCGAAACCGGTATCCCGGTGATCTACGACGTCATGGACGGTAGCGAGGTGCTCGAGGCCAAGCTGATGTCCGGGCGCAGTGGCTACGACCTGGTCTTCCCCGGCGATACCGTAGCCGAGCGGCTGATGCGTGCCGGCAGCCTGCGCACACTGGACCGCAAGCAACTTAGCGCGCTCGACGATATCGAGCCCGGCCTGCGCCAGTTGCACGACCGCTACCCCAAGGCCAGCCAGGCCACCGTGCCCTACACCTGGGGCACCATCGGCCTGACCATGGACGCGAAGAAGATCCGCGAGCGCATGCCCGACGCTCCGCTGAACAGCCTCGACCTGCTGTTCAAACCGGAGCTGGCGGCCAAGTTCGCCGACTGCGGCATCTCGATGATCGACTCGCCCGACGAAGTGCTGGCCGTGGTGCTTCACTACCTGGGTCGCGAGCCGCGCAGCGCCAAACGTGAAGACCTGGCCGCCGCCAGCGAGCTGCTCAAGGGCATTCGCCCCTATGTGCGCAAGCTGCAGTCGCAACCGGTCACCGAGCTGGTCAACGGCAACACCTGCCTGTCGCTGGGCTACAGCGGCGACGTGATCCAGGCCCAACGCACCGCCGAGGCCGCGGGCAAGGCCATCGACTTCCAGTACCGCGTGCCCCGCGAAGGCACCACGGTGTGGATGGACACCATGGCCATCCCCGCCGACGCCAAGCACCCGGAATACGCCTATCGTTTCATCAACTTCGTCATGCGCCCGGAAAACATGGCCGCGATCAGCAACTTCACCGGCTACCCCACCGCCAGTGCCAAGGCCCGGTCGCAGGTGGACGCGCGCCTGCGTGACAACCCGGATATCTACCTCAGCGATGCCACCTTCACCCGGTTGATCCCGGGCAAGGACATCCCCCAGGCCGACATGCGTGCGCGCATGCGCGTCTGGACCCGCTTCAAGACCGCACAGGACTGACCCCATGCCCACTCGCCGCACCTTCCTCCAACACATGAGCGTCGTCGCCGGCCTCGGTGCCGCCGCCAGCTTCGGCCTGCCCTTCGCCAGCAACAGCGCCCGCGCCGCCGAAGCGGGGCGCTGGTTCATGCCCGACGAGGGTGAAAAGCACCAGCGCGCCTACATCGCCTTCGGCGCCCAGGACGCCATCTGGGAAGACTTCACCGAAGACGTCCAGGCCGCGCTCGGGCGCATCGCCCGCGCCATCGCCGCCTACCAGCCAGTGACGGTGTTCTGCCGCGCCAGCGAGCGCGACATCGCCGAGGAGGAATGCGGCAGCCACAACATCACCTATGTCGAGACCGAACTGGACGACATCTGGATGCGCGATATCGGCGCCAACTTCGTCGTCGATGACGATGGCGCCCTGGGCGCCGTGGACTTCAACTTCAACGGTTGGGGCGGCAAGCAGCAGCATCGCTATGACGCCAAGCTTGCGGCCCGCGTTGCGAAGTTGGCCGGCGCCCAGTACCAGCGCAGCGAATTGGTGGGCGAAGGCGGCGGCATCGAGGTGGATGGCCACGGCACCGGGATCATGACCGAAAGCAGCTGGATCAACAGCAACCGCAACCCCGGCTGGAGCAAGGCCCAGGTCGAAGAGGAATTGAAGGAGCGCCTGGGGCTGCGCAAGATCATCTGGCTGCCGGGCATCAAGGGCAAGGACATCACCGACGCCCATGTGGACTTCTATGCGCGCTTCGCGGCGCCCGGCGTGGTGGTGGCGAACCTGGACAACGATCCGGATTCCTACGACCACGAAGTGACCCTCGAGCACCTGGAGATCCTGCGCAACGCCACCGATGCCGATGGCCGCAAGCTGCAGGTGCATACGATGTCGCCGCCATTGAAGCCACGACGCAGCAAGTTCAACGAGGACAATCCGGACTTCGCGGCGGGGTACATCAACTACTTCGTCATCAATGGCGCGGTGATCGCGCCGCAGTTCGGTGACCGCAGTGCCGACGAGAAGGCACGGGCGTTGCTGGTGAAGCTGTATCCGGGGCGCAAGGTGGTGCAGCTGGATATCGATGCGATTGCGGCGGGTGGCGGCGGGATTCACTGCGTTACCAATCAGTGTCCGGCGGTGTAGGCACGATTGCCGGGGCTGCTGCGCAGCCCCAGTTTCACGAGGCCTCGCGCCCCGTCATTGAGGGAAACCCGCCAAGCTTGGCCTTGCCAGATTGAAGGCAGCGCCGCGCGCCAATCATTCATTTGAATTTCAGATCAATGGCAAAGAAAAACAAACTTCTCAAATAAGCCCCGGGCGCGGATGCTGTGGGGATCACGCCCGCATCCCGGAGAACAACAATGAACGAAGTCGTCATCGTCGCCGCCACCCGTACTGCCATTGGCAGTTTCCAGGGGGCCCTGGCCAATGTGTCCGCCGTGGAACTGGGCGCCGCGGTGATCCGCCAGCTGCTGGCCCAGACCCAGCTGGACCCGGCCCAGGTCGACGAAGTGATCCTCGGCCAGGTGCTCACCGCTGGCGCCGGGCAGAACCCCGCCCGCCAGGCCGCCGTCAAGGCCGGCCTGCCCTACGAAGTGCCTGCCCTGACCCTGAACAAAGTCTGCGGCTCGGGCCTCAAGGCCCTGCACCTGGCCGCCCAGGCCATCCGCTGCGGCGATGCCGAGGTGGTGATCGCCGGTGGCCAGGAGAGCATGAGCCTGGCGCCCTATGTGATGCCCTCGGCACGTACCGGCCAGCGCATGGGCCACGGCCAGCTGGTCGACAGCATGATCAGCGATGGCCTGTGGGACGCCTTCAACGATTACCACATGGGCATCACCGCCGAGAACCTGGTGGACAAGTACGGCCTGACCCGCGAGCAGCAGGACGCCTTCGCCGCCGAGTCGCAGCGCAAGGCCGTGGCCGCCATCGAGGCCGGTCGTTTCAAGGACGAGATCACCCCGATCCACATCCCGCAGAAAAAAGGCGAGCCGCTGGTGTTCGACACCGACGAGCAGCCACGCCCCGGCACCACCGCCGAGTCCCTGGGCAAACTGCGCGCCGCATTCAAGAAAGACGGCAGCGTCACCGCCGGCAACGCCTCCAGCCTCAACGACGGTGCCGCCGCGGTGCTGCTGATGAGCGCTAGCAAGGCCAAGGCCCTGGGCCTGCCGGTGCTGGCGAAGATCGCGGCCTACGCCAGCGCCGGCGTGGACCCGGCGATCATGGGCATCGGCCCGGTGTCGGCAACCCAGCGCTGCCTGGACAAGGCCGGCTGGCAGCTCGCCGACCTGGACCTGATCGAAGCCAACGAAGCCTTCGCCGCCCAGGCGCTGGCGGTGGGTAAGCAGCTGGAATGGGATGCGGCGAAGGTCAACGTCAATGGCGGCGCCATCGCCCTGGGCCACCCGATCGGCGCGTCGGGCTGCCGGGTGCTGGTGACCCTGCTGCACGAAATGATCAAGCGCGATGCCAAGAAAGGGCTGGCTACCCTGTGCATCGGCGGCGGCCAGGGCGTGGCCCTGGCAATCGAGCGTTGATCTGAAGGCCCTCTCGCGGCTTG
This sequence is a window from Pseudomonas maumuensis. Protein-coding genes within it:
- a CDS encoding LysR substrate-binding domain-containing protein, with amino-acid sequence MLKHWPPLNALRGFEAAARLGSFHKAAEALNLTQSAISQQIRSLEGYLEQPLFHRSGRSVSLTDAGHDLLSTTQALLQQLAVGIRRLDQYRKPNQLVVNTTPAFARHWLLPRLADFHQHHPDVDLWLFTSFEVPDMANETIDLAIRDDIGPQAECSFTVLHQDMLYPACHPALPDTGRTTLHGEREMDWSHWQLEGGEEVGQQGKGLNFSDPGLLLEAAGEGLGIALVSQLLARRLVEQGRLQALSAQRVRGPVWSCLVHWESQEDPLARQFLAWLKAALAQA
- a CDS encoding agmatine deiminase family protein, whose translation is MTLSLDSGWRMPAEWARHAATWMIWPHNQPLWESGWGVTLADVQRDYARVAAAIARFEPVKMVVDPSAMAIARELCGPGIELVELAVDDSWCRDSGPTFLTHPQHGVAGLSWRFNAWGGKSEHGKDRSLARRILDHLGLEGLSTPLCNEGGAIHVDGEGTLITTESVLLNPNRNPGLSKADFEDCFARLLGIRKTIWLPGDPQYVTGDMTDGHVDGVCAFARPGVLLVDATHDQGSVYAEVARENRRALELATDAQGRSFELLDLFEATAAVDTEAEVFCASYTNFYLANGAVIMPAYGIDADQAAAQQLALAFPGREVVPVRIDHIAHGGGGIHCITQQQPAWQGARP
- the aguB gene encoding N-carbamoylputrescine amidase produces the protein MSTLRIATTQMACSWDLPANLDHAEQLVRQAAAKGAQVILLQELFATPYFCIEQCHSHQALAQDYHDSPLLKRFAALAKELGVVLPLSWYERAGNAFFNSLTVADADGRLLGVYRKTHIPNAIGYQEKEYFSPGDTGFKVWDTAFGRLGIGICWDQWFPETARCLALMGAEVLLFPTAIGSEPGAAELDSRDHWQMAMRGHAAANLLPVVAANRVGHEVARTDDNLSMRFYGSSFICDHKGAMLQEADRDSGGVWLHDLDLAHMREDRLSWGIYRDRRPDMYAPLLTLDGRTPQTARA
- a CDS encoding extracellular solute-binding protein yields the protein MPSRPSKLLAIAALVACAGVAQAEQDALRLYNWADYFAEDTLKRFTAETGIPVIYDVMDGSEVLEAKLMSGRSGYDLVFPGDTVAERLMRAGSLRTLDRKQLSALDDIEPGLRQLHDRYPKASQATVPYTWGTIGLTMDAKKIRERMPDAPLNSLDLLFKPELAAKFADCGISMIDSPDEVLAVVLHYLGREPRSAKREDLAAASELLKGIRPYVRKLQSQPVTELVNGNTCLSLGYSGDVIQAQRTAEAAGKAIDFQYRVPREGTTVWMDTMAIPADAKHPEYAYRFINFVMRPENMAAISNFTGYPTASAKARSQVDARLRDNPDIYLSDATFTRLIPGKDIPQADMRARMRVWTRFKTAQD
- a CDS encoding agmatine deiminase family protein, whose protein sequence is MPTRRTFLQHMSVVAGLGAAASFGLPFASNSARAAEAGRWFMPDEGEKHQRAYIAFGAQDAIWEDFTEDVQAALGRIARAIAAYQPVTVFCRASERDIAEEECGSHNITYVETELDDIWMRDIGANFVVDDDGALGAVDFNFNGWGGKQQHRYDAKLAARVAKLAGAQYQRSELVGEGGGIEVDGHGTGIMTESSWINSNRNPGWSKAQVEEELKERLGLRKIIWLPGIKGKDITDAHVDFYARFAAPGVVVANLDNDPDSYDHEVTLEHLEILRNATDADGRKLQVHTMSPPLKPRRSKFNEDNPDFAAGYINYFVINGAVIAPQFGDRSADEKARALLVKLYPGRKVVQLDIDAIAAGGGGIHCVTNQCPAV
- a CDS encoding acetyl-CoA C-acetyltransferase; translated protein: MNEVVIVAATRTAIGSFQGALANVSAVELGAAVIRQLLAQTQLDPAQVDEVILGQVLTAGAGQNPARQAAVKAGLPYEVPALTLNKVCGSGLKALHLAAQAIRCGDAEVVIAGGQESMSLAPYVMPSARTGQRMGHGQLVDSMISDGLWDAFNDYHMGITAENLVDKYGLTREQQDAFAAESQRKAVAAIEAGRFKDEITPIHIPQKKGEPLVFDTDEQPRPGTTAESLGKLRAAFKKDGSVTAGNASSLNDGAAAVLLMSASKAKALGLPVLAKIAAYASAGVDPAIMGIGPVSATQRCLDKAGWQLADLDLIEANEAFAAQALAVGKQLEWDAAKVNVNGGAIALGHPIGASGCRVLVTLLHEMIKRDAKKGLATLCIGGGQGVALAIER